In candidate division WOR-3 bacterium, the genomic window AATAAGAGCCTTTCTTGAAAGATCTATTCTTCCGTCTTCTCCCACTCTTTTCACTTTAACTTTGAGTTTATCTCCAACAGAAAGAACATCCTCCACTCTATTAACATGGTAGTGAGCTATCTCGCTTATATGAATTAAACCATCCCTGCCTTCTCCAATAGAAACAATTGCACCAAAAGGAAGAAGTTTCTTCACCTCACCTTCATAAATTTCTCCTTCTTCAACATCTTTTATAGTTCTTCTAATCATTGACTCGGCTTTTTGAACAGATTCTTTATTGTCTCCAAAAATAGTGATAGCCCCTGTTTCATCATCTATTTCGATCTCAGTGTCACTTTCTCTAACAATCTTTTTAATTGTTTTCCCAGCAGGACCTATAATTCTACTTATTTTATCAACAGGAACTTCAAAAGTTAAAATTCGAGGAGCAAATTCTGATAGAGATTCTCGTGGAGCAGGTATTACTTTTTCCATTATTTCAATAATCTTAATTCTACCCTCTCTTGCTCGATTTAGACCCTCTTTAATGATATCAAGGGTCAAATCTTGTATCTTTGTATCAAGCTGAATCCCTGTAATACCTTCTCTTGTTCCTGCAACCTTAAAATCCATATCTCCCATATGATCTTCTTCACCTATAATATCTGTAAGAAGACGATAATTTCCTCCTTCCTTAACAAGCCCAACTGAAACTCCTGCAACATGCTTTTTTACAGGGACTCCCGCATCCATCAAAGCAAGAGAAGAAGCACAAACAGTAGCCATCGAAGAAGAACCGTTGGATTCAAGAATATCAGAGACGATTCTTATAGTATAAGGGAATTTTTCTTCATTAGGAATTACTGGGAGAAGAGAATTCTCAGCAAGAATCCCATGCCCTATTTCCCTTCTTCCAGGTCCTTTTATCGCTTTAACTTCTCCTACCGAAAAAGGTGGAAAGTTATAATGGACCATAAATCTCTTATAATCTTCTCCAATAAGATGATCTAATTTTTGTTCGTCTCTCTTTGAACCAAGAGTCACAGCAGACAAACTAACAGTCTCTCCTCTTCTAAAGATCGCGGAACCATGAGGACGAGGCAAAGCTCTCACCTTACACTCAATGGGTCTAATCTCATCCAAATTTCTACCGTCTATTCTTTTTCCTTCTTCTAAAATCATTTTCCTCATTAACTCTTTTTGTCTCTCCTCTATTATCATCTCAACATATCTACATTCTTCTTCTGAATATCTTTTTTTAACATCCTCAAGAATTTCTTTCTTCAAAATCTTCCTTTCCTCTTTATAAGGAGTTGTATTCAACTTATAAATAAAGGAACCATATCTTGAAACAACTTCCTCTCTCAATTTATCTGGAATTTTTATAGGTTCAAAAACTTTTTTGGGCTTCCCAATCTTTTCCGCAAATTTCCTCTGGAACTGTACAATCCTTTCCACTTCTCTATGAGCTATTTCTATTGCTGAATAAACTTTACTATCCTCCACATCATCTAATTTTCCTTCAATCATTGTAACTGCAGAAGAAGTCCCAGCAACAACGAGATCCATTTTACTCTGAGCAAGCTGGGAAACCGTAGGATTTATTATAAAACTATCTCCAACTAATCCAATTCTAACTGCTCCTATCGGACCATCAAAAGGAATATCTGAAATTGCAAGAGCAAGAGAAGCTGCAAGGATTGCGAGATTAGGTGTATCATTTTCTTGATCGTGCGAAAGGACCATAATGACTATCTGCGTTTCCTTTGCATATCCTTCTGGAATTAATGGTCTTATGGGTCTATCCACCAATCTTGAAACCAAAATTTCCTTTTCAGAAGGTTTCCCTTCTCTTTTGAAAAATCCTCCAGGAATCTTACCTGCTGAATATGTCCGTTCAAGATAATCTACGACAAGAGGAGCAAAAGAAACTTCCTTTTCTTCCTCCTCCTTAGAACAAACAGTGGCAAGAACCACTGTTCCACCAAGGGAAACAAAAACTGAGCCTTCAGCTTGTCTTGCTAAAGAACCAGTTTCAAAGCATATTTCTTTTCCTCCAACAATCAAACAATCTCTAAACTCCATTGTTAAACCCCATTTTATTTTTAAAATCTTATTTTTAAAGCTTTGATAACTTCTTCAAATCTTTTATAATCTTTCCTTCTTAGATATTTAAGTAACTTCTTCCTCTTAGATGCTAAATTCACAAGACCTCTTTCGGAATGAAAGTCTTTCTTGTGTCTATCAAGATGCTCTGTAAGTTCTTTTATTCTTTCTGTAATTATAGCTATTTGAACCTCTGGAGAACCTGTATCGTTTTTATGTCGCTGGAACTTCTTTATTAATTCTTGTTTTTTCCGAGTGGTAATTCCCATTTATAAACCTCCTTAAGATTTTTCAATGTTTCTTCTTCAGTTTTTTTTATACTTTCTCTTAGAGAACCCTCCGAAGAGAAAAACTCCTTCTTTCTTATTAATGAGTAGAGAAAACATCTTATCCTTTCACCATATATATCCTTTGAAAAACCAAAGATGTGAGCTTCTACTTTCAAACGATTTATCCCAAGAGTAGGAGAAGAACCAATATAAACCATTGCAGGAAAATTTTCTTCTCCAAGTTCAACAATTGAAGAATATACACCTTCTAAGGGTAACAGTTTATACTCTGAGTCTATCTCAAGATTTGCAGTAGGATACCCCAAAGTTCTTCCAACCTCATCTCCTTTGGTAACCTTTCCTTCTATCAAATAAGGATGTCCAAGCATCTCACAAGCGCTTTTCATTTTTCCCTTTCTCAAAAATTCTCTAATTTTAGAACTTTTCACCACTTTATTCCCTATTCTAACTGGAGGAACAACAAAGACACGAAGTCCCAAATCCTCTCCTATCTTCTTTAAAAATTCAGAATCTCCTTTTTTCCCTTTTCCAAAGTGATGATCAAAACCTATTATAATTCCTTTCGGATTCATTCTTTCTTTTATAATTGATTTTAAGAAATCTTCTGGGCACATTTGCGAAATCTCTGGAGAAAACCTAAGAATTATCACTTCTTTTACCAAATATTTTTTTAAGAAAAAAATCTTCTCCCTAATTGTAGTGAGTAAGAAAGGTTCTTTTATTTCATTTATCCTAATAAAGGGATGTGGGTCATAAGTAAGAACAGAAATATCCCCCTCTTCTTTCCCTTTCTTAATTAAAACCTGATGACCAAGATGAACACCATCAAAATTTCCCATTGCGAGAAAACCAGAAACTTGGGGAAGTTTATTCAAATCTTCAATTACTGAATACTCTAACAGGTTGGACTGCATATATTTCTCCCTTCCCTATTCCCAAAAGATTTCCTCTAACATCCTTCACTTGATATATCCCTTTTGGATAAAAACCCCTAACTTTATTCCCGTGAATAAAATCCCATACACTTTCTTCTCTTAGGGTGATTGTTTCTAAGTGAGGCAAGGCTTTACTAAATTTCACCACCTCAAAATTTCCAGATTCAATATCCGAAAGAGTATAAGCATCATCAATAACAAAAGGGCCTACTCTGAGTCTAACAAGCTTATATAAATGCGCACCACAACCCAAAGCTTCTCCTATATCTCTTGCTAAAGCTCTCATATAAGTTCCACGTTTTGCCAAACATCTAAATTCTATAAAAGGAGAAGAAAAGTTAATCAATTCAAGTTTCTCTACCCAAACCTCTCTTTCAGGAAGACTTTCTATCTTTTCTCCCTTTCTTGCTTTATTATATAACCTTTCTCCATCTTTTTTTACAGCACTATAAAGAGGAACAACTTGCTTAAAATTCCCTTTAAATTTAGAAATAACCTTTTCTATTTCTTCTACAGTAAAATTAGGAACCTCTCTTTCAAGAATTACTTTCCCATCAGGATCATCGGTGTCTGTAACAACACCTAATTTAATTGTCCCTATATACTCTTTCTCGTCTCCTAAAAAATCCATTAACTTTGTGGCTTTCCCATATAGAATCAAAACAAGCCCTTCTGCAAATGGATCCAATGTTCCTGCATGCCCAGCTTTTTTAAGATGTAATAAAGCCTTCACTCTATTCAAAAGATATGTTGTTCTTATGCCCGAGGGTTTATTAACCAGAATTAAACCATCAGAAGGAAAGTTGGCATGAAATTCTATAGTTTGACGTTTCAAATGCATAAATATACTGATCCATAGAAACATCAATAAGAAATCTCTTGTTGAGATTAAATCCTGCTCCAAAAGTGGGCCCTTCTCTCTTTCCAACCTTATCAATGAAATATCCTATTCTAAAAGAAAAAAGATCTTTAACTGTATATTCTAAACCTCCCGCCTTCCAAGAATCCTTCACAATCTCACTAAAGTTCGTATATCTAACACCCACAAGAATTCCTATCAGATCTAAATTTAAATTTAATTTATGAAAACCTCCTCTCAAAATATCAAACGATGTTCCTAATCTTAACATCCTTGGAAGGGGGTCACTCTCTCCATTTTCTATATAAGTTATTTCAGGGCCTAAATTCTGAAGGGCAATTCCTAAACGAAATGAGTCATATAAACAATATAATAAAGAAAGATCCACTGCCCAAGCCTGCCCACTTCCACCAGAACCACTAATTCCAAGTAACTCTCTTACAACATCTTCTGGAGCTAAGAAAGAATAAATATACTTCATTCCTATTCCTAAACCAAGTTTATCTAACAATCTCAAAGAACCTCCAATCTTAACAGCCACATCATATGTTCTCCATTTCCTATTATAAGTAGTATCATCCTCTTTCCTCGCCTCAGTCTCTCCTGTTGTAAGATACGTTACTGCAAAATTCAAATTTAAATCTTTCCCAAGAGGATATACTAAACTTAAATATTCATAATACATACCAGGCCAAAGGCCACTTAACCAGTTAGCATGTTGGAGCCCTAATTCTATACCATTTTTGAAAGCCAAGGATCCGTCATTATAATAGGTAGAAAAAATGTCGCCTTTAGAAGCAGTAAAGGCTCCCCCCATTCCTGTGGCTCTTGAACCAGGAAAAATCATTAAAAAAACAGCCCCTGCTTGAAGAGAATTACCAAAAGCTATGCTTGGCAAAATTAATATTACGCTTAACAAAAAAGATATAAACTTTTTCATCTTTTATCCTCCTAAGAAAAATTTTTATTTTAAAGATAACAAAAAACAAATTAATGTCAACCCCTATTTTGCTAAAAGTTCTTAGTGTTTTTAAAAAAGACTTATTCTAATCCATTTAAGTTCCATTTTTTATCCAACATCTAAAAATTCTGCTTTTTTTCTTATCTTATCAATTTCTTCTAAGAACCTATATTCTAAACGGCCTTCGAGAATCTTATTCACCGCATTTCTAACTTCTCCAATTATATCCCTATCTCCAAATGGATCAAAAAACTTAAAATCTGGGAATCCATGCTGTTTTATCCCAAAAAACTCTCCGGGTCCTCTTAACTGCAAATCAACCTCCGACAATTTAAAACCTGAAGATACTTTCTCTAAAGTAATAAGCCTCTTTTTAGCTTTATCTGAAATCCTTTTTTCCTCTGCAACCATTATAAAATAGGATTTCCCTCCACCCCTTCCAATCCTTCCTCTAAGCTGATGGAGTTGTGCAAGTCCAAACCTATCTGCGTCTTCCACAACCATAATATTAGCTTCAGGGATATCGATTCCAACCTCAATAACTGTTGTGGCAATTAATACATTATATTTATCCTCCTTAAAACCTTTAATAATTTCCTCCTTTTCCTCATTTTTCATCTTTCCATGTAAAATAGCAACTTTTAAATCTTCAAAGAAATTCCTTTTTATTCTCTCTGCTTCTTCCTCTATAGAGTGTAAATCCAAACTTGAAGACTCCTCAATAAGTGGAAATACAATATATGCCTTATTTCCTTCTTTCACTTTCTCTCTTATCCAATTATATACTTCTTTTCTTTTTTCCACTTGTCTAATCCATTTAGTCTTTGGAAAAATTCTCCCAGGTGGTAATTCATCTATTGAGGAAAGATCCAATTCTCCATAAACTGAAAGAGCCAGGGTCCTGGGAATAGGAGTAGCTGACATAACAAGAACATCAGGGACACCTTCTTTTCTTATCTTTGCTCTCTGATTTACCCCAAAACGATGTTGCTCATCAATTACTACAAGGCCAAGGTTTGGAATCTCAACATCCTCTTCAAGAAGGGCATGAGTCCCTAAAATGATCCCTCTTTTTTCCTTTATTTCCCTTAGAATCTTCTTCCTCTCTGTCTCTTTCATATTACCCACAAGTAACCATAAAGGAATAGAAAAAGAAGACAAAAATTTCTTAAGAACTAAAAAATGCTGGAAAGCCAAAATTTCTGTTGGAACCATAAAAACAGCATTAAAATCATTGCCAACGGCGATTAACATTGCAACTAATGCAACGATTGTTTTCCCAGAACCAACATCTCCTTGAAGAAGTCTATTCATAGGATAAGGTTTCTCCATATCTCTTTTTATCTCGGAAATCACTTTTTTCTGAGAAGAAGTCAACTCAAAGGGAAGAGAAGATAAAAAATCTTCAATTAAAGCCAAATTTGTCTTAAAAGAAATTCCTTTTTCTTTCTTTATTTCTTCCTTTTTAAGAGCAAGGAATAACTGTAAATAAAAAAGTTCATCAAAAGCCAATCTTCTTTTTGCCTTTTCCAAAGCTTCTTCACTTTGAGGAAAATGCAAATTAAATAAAGCTTCCTTTAGACTCATTAACTTATAAAATTTCTTTATCTCAATTGGTAAAGGATCTTCAATCTTATCCACAACAGCCTGAAGAACATAATTTGCTGTTCTTCTCATAAACCTTTGCCCAATATTTTTCACAAGAGGATAAACAGGAATAATTCTTCCCGTGTGAATCAGATTTGTTTCTTCTTTGGTTAAAAACTCGTAATCAGGATTTGTGATATATAAACCTCTAAAATATTCAACTTTCCCACTTAAGAAAACTTCCTGCCCTATCTTAAATCTTTCTTTCACCCAAGACTGATTAAACCATCTTCCGATAATAACTCCAGTCCCATCATAAACTGCAACATCAGAAAGAAGAGTTCCTTTTATAGATCTTTTTGCATTCACAGAGATAACTTTACCAGTAATAGTAACCTCTTCATTAACCCTAACATCTTTAATAGACTTAATCTGACTTCTATCAAGATATCTTCTTGGAGCAAGATAAAGAAAATCTTTTATAGTGAAAATTCCTAATTGAGAAAGTAATCTTGCCTTCTTAGGGCCAACTCCTTTAACCCACTTTATTGAATCAGTTATTTTTAAAGACAAATTTTAAAAAATATAAACTTTCTCTAATCTTCCAATTTAAACGTCACAGGAAAAGAAAGCCAAACATCTACAGGATTATCTCTCTGCATCGCAGGTGTAAATCTTAGCAAATAAGCTCTTTTCTTTGCTTCCTCATCAATAGCAGGATAAAGAGGTTTTTTTACAATAACTTGCCTAACCTTTCCCTCTTTATCTACCCATAACTCAAGATAAAGAGTTCCTTCTATTCCCAATCTTTTAGCCACTTCCGGATAAAAATCCATCACTTTTGGATTTAAAACCTTTGGCGGAACCTCATAGTAAACAAACTTAGGGGGAGGGACTTCAACATCAGCTTCTTTTTTCTCAAAACCCGAAAAATCAGTCTTTTCAATTGTTTCCGCCTCAACCTCCTTATCACTTTTAGCTGCTACAGGCATCTTAGGTTTTGGAGGAGGTGGTGGTTTCACAATATTCTGTAACTGAGGGGGAAGTTTGTCGACCTCTATTGGCTTTGGTGTAGGAGGAGTGTAAGGTTTTCTCTCTATTTCTGGAATAAAAATAAACCCAAGAATTAATAGGACAAGAGCTGTAAGAAAACCTATCCTCATATTTAGGGGATACCTTCTCTTTATATCAATTGTTTTTTCTCTATCCATTACTTACCCCCTTTTCTTTCTTCCTGCCATATGAATTCTCAAAACGGAAGCATCTATAAATTCATTGAGGACATCTTCCACAAGTTTGTAAGGAGTCGCCTCATCACATTTTAGAGAAACAATTATATTTGGGTTGAGTTGCCTTTTCCTACTCATTATCTCAGAAACCCTCTCTTTAGTAAGAAGCGCATCATCAATGGCAATAAGCCCATTTTTTGCAATCCATACGTGTGTCAAATCCTTTGTAGGCATTTTCTCTGCTGCCTCTACTTGAGGAATAATAATCTTTAGCCCTGTCTCAGCTCTAAAAGTGGTCGTAACCATAAAAAATATTATTAAAAGAAAAGCTATATCAGCCATTGAAGCTGTCGGGATTCTTGCCTCGAATCTTTCTCTAAAGAACTTCATAGCTCCACCTCATTCTTCAGA contains:
- a CDS encoding biopolymer transporter ExbD — translated: MKFFRERFEARIPTASMADIAFLLIIFFMVTTTFRAETGLKIIIPQVEAAEKMPTKDLTHVWIAKNGLIAIDDALLTKERVSEIMSRKRQLNPNIIVSLKCDEATPYKLVEDVLNEFIDASVLRIHMAGRKKRG
- a CDS encoding PorV/PorQ family protein produces the protein MKKFISFLLSVILILPSIAFGNSLQAGAVFLMIFPGSRATGMGGAFTASKGDIFSTYYNDGSLAFKNGIELGLQHANWLSGLWPGMYYEYLSLVYPLGKDLNLNFAVTYLTTGETEARKEDDTTYNRKWRTYDVAVKIGGSLRLLDKLGLGIGMKYIYSFLAPEDVVRELLGISGSGGSGQAWAVDLSLLYCLYDSFRLGIALQNLGPEITYIENGESDPLPRMLRLGTSFDILRGGFHKLNLNLDLIGILVGVRYTNFSEIVKDSWKAGGLEYTVKDLFSFRIGYFIDKVGKREGPTFGAGFNLNKRFLIDVSMDQYIYAFETSNYRISCQLSF
- the recG gene encoding ATP-dependent DNA helicase RecG translates to MSLKITDSIKWVKGVGPKKARLLSQLGIFTIKDFLYLAPRRYLDRSQIKSIKDVRVNEEVTITGKVISVNAKRSIKGTLLSDVAVYDGTGVIIGRWFNQSWVKERFKIGQEVFLSGKVEYFRGLYITNPDYEFLTKEETNLIHTGRIIPVYPLVKNIGQRFMRRTANYVLQAVVDKIEDPLPIEIKKFYKLMSLKEALFNLHFPQSEEALEKAKRRLAFDELFYLQLFLALKKEEIKKEKGISFKTNLALIEDFLSSLPFELTSSQKKVISEIKRDMEKPYPMNRLLQGDVGSGKTIVALVAMLIAVGNDFNAVFMVPTEILAFQHFLVLKKFLSSFSIPLWLLVGNMKETERKKILREIKEKRGIILGTHALLEEDVEIPNLGLVVIDEQHRFGVNQRAKIRKEGVPDVLVMSATPIPRTLALSVYGELDLSSIDELPPGRIFPKTKWIRQVEKRKEVYNWIREKVKEGNKAYIVFPLIEESSSLDLHSIEEEAERIKRNFFEDLKVAILHGKMKNEEKEEIIKGFKEDKYNVLIATTVIEVGIDIPEANIMVVEDADRFGLAQLHQLRGRIGRGGGKSYFIMVAEEKRISDKAKKRLITLEKVSSGFKLSEVDLQLRGPGEFFGIKQHGFPDFKFFDPFGDRDIIGEVRNAVNKILEGRLEYRFLEEIDKIRKKAEFLDVG
- a CDS encoding polyribonucleotide nucleotidyltransferase, which gives rise to MEFRDCLIVGGKEICFETGSLARQAEGSVFVSLGGTVVLATVCSKEEEEKEVSFAPLVVDYLERTYSAGKIPGGFFKREGKPSEKEILVSRLVDRPIRPLIPEGYAKETQIVIMVLSHDQENDTPNLAILAASLALAISDIPFDGPIGAVRIGLVGDSFIINPTVSQLAQSKMDLVVAGTSSAVTMIEGKLDDVEDSKVYSAIEIAHREVERIVQFQRKFAEKIGKPKKVFEPIKIPDKLREEVVSRYGSFIYKLNTTPYKEERKILKKEILEDVKKRYSEEECRYVEMIIEERQKELMRKMILEEGKRIDGRNLDEIRPIECKVRALPRPHGSAIFRRGETVSLSAVTLGSKRDEQKLDHLIGEDYKRFMVHYNFPPFSVGEVKAIKGPGRREIGHGILAENSLLPVIPNEEKFPYTIRIVSDILESNGSSSMATVCASSLALMDAGVPVKKHVAGVSVGLVKEGGNYRLLTDIIGEEDHMGDMDFKVAGTREGITGIQLDTKIQDLTLDIIKEGLNRAREGRIKIIEIMEKVIPAPRESLSEFAPRILTFEVPVDKISRIIGPAGKTIKKIVRESDTEIEIDDETGAITIFGDNKESVQKAESMIRRTIKDVEEGEIYEGEVKKLLPFGAIVSIGEGRDGLIHISEIAHYHVNRVEDVLSVGDKLKVKVKRVGEDGRIDLSRKALIAKDKDKDPKRKNK
- a CDS encoding energy transducer TonB: MDREKTIDIKRRYPLNMRIGFLTALVLLILGFIFIPEIERKPYTPPTPKPIEVDKLPPQLQNIVKPPPPPKPKMPVAAKSDKEVEAETIEKTDFSGFEKKEADVEVPPPKFVYYEVPPKVLNPKVMDFYPEVAKRLGIEGTLYLELWVDKEGKVRQVIVKKPLYPAIDEEAKKRAYLLRFTPAMQRDNPVDVWLSFPVTFKLED
- the truB gene encoding tRNA pseudouridine(55) synthase TruB; the encoded protein is MFLWISIFMHLKRQTIEFHANFPSDGLILVNKPSGIRTTYLLNRVKALLHLKKAGHAGTLDPFAEGLVLILYGKATKLMDFLGDEKEYIGTIKLGVVTDTDDPDGKVILEREVPNFTVEEIEKVISKFKGNFKQVVPLYSAVKKDGERLYNKARKGEKIESLPEREVWVEKLELINFSSPFIEFRCLAKRGTYMRALARDIGEALGCGAHLYKLVRLRVGPFVIDDAYTLSDIESGNFEVVKFSKALPHLETITLREESVWDFIHGNKVRGFYPKGIYQVKDVRGNLLGIGKGEIYAVQPVRVFSN
- the rpsO gene encoding 30S ribosomal protein S15; this translates as MGITTRKKQELIKKFQRHKNDTGSPEVQIAIITERIKELTEHLDRHKKDFHSERGLVNLASKRKKLLKYLRRKDYKRFEEVIKALKIRF
- a CDS encoding bifunctional riboflavin kinase/FAD synthetase, whose protein sequence is MQSNLLEYSVIEDLNKLPQVSGFLAMGNFDGVHLGHQVLIKKGKEEGDISVLTYDPHPFIRINEIKEPFLLTTIREKIFFLKKYLVKEVIILRFSPEISQMCPEDFLKSIIKERMNPKGIIIGFDHHFGKGKKGDSEFLKKIGEDLGLRVFVVPPVRIGNKVVKSSKIREFLRKGKMKSACEMLGHPYLIEGKVTKGDEVGRTLGYPTANLEIDSEYKLLPLEGVYSSIVELGEENFPAMVYIGSSPTLGINRLKVEAHIFGFSKDIYGERIRCFLYSLIRKKEFFSSEGSLRESIKKTEEETLKNLKEVYKWELPLGKNKN